The Erythrolamprus reginae isolate rEryReg1 chromosome 5, rEryReg1.hap1, whole genome shotgun sequence genome window below encodes:
- the BLOC1S2 gene encoding biogenesis of lysosome-related organelles complex 1 subunit 2 isoform X2, protein MAAAAASLEDGLEETRRPTSKQPVVETAEEATEPADADINELCTEMFNKMAIYLTGELTATSEDYKLLENMNKLTSLKYLEMKDIAINISRNLKDLNQKYAALQPYLEQINQIEEQVAALEQAAYKLDAYSKKLEAKYKKLEKR, encoded by the exons ATGGCCGCGGCTGCCGCCTCGTTGGAAGACGGCCTGGAAGAGACCCGCCGCCCAACCTCCAAAC AACCTGTTGTGGAAACTGCAGAAGAAGCCACGGAGCCAGCAGATGCTGATATTAATGAACTTTGTACagaaatgtttaataaaatgGCAATTTACCTAACAGGTGAACTTACTG caaCTAGTGAAGATTACAAACTCCTGGAAAACATGAACAAACTAACTAGTTTGAAGTATCTGGAAATGAAAGACATTGCTATAAACATAAGTCGGAATTTGAAAGACTTAAATCAGAAGT ATGCCGCACTTCAGCCCTACCTGGAACAAATCAATCAGATTGAAGAGCAAGTGGCCGCTTTGGAACAGGCCGCCTACAAGCTGGACGCGTATTCCAAAAAACTTG
- the BLOC1S2 gene encoding biogenesis of lysosome-related organelles complex 1 subunit 2 isoform X1, producing MAAAAASLEDGLEETRRPTSKQEPVVETAEEATEPADADINELCTEMFNKMAIYLTGELTATSEDYKLLENMNKLTSLKYLEMKDIAINISRNLKDLNQKYAALQPYLEQINQIEEQVAALEQAAYKLDAYSKKLEAKYKKLEKR from the exons ATGGCCGCGGCTGCCGCCTCGTTGGAAGACGGCCTGGAAGAGACCCGCCGCCCAACCTCCAAAC AAGAACCTGTTGTGGAAACTGCAGAAGAAGCCACGGAGCCAGCAGATGCTGATATTAATGAACTTTGTACagaaatgtttaataaaatgGCAATTTACCTAACAGGTGAACTTACTG caaCTAGTGAAGATTACAAACTCCTGGAAAACATGAACAAACTAACTAGTTTGAAGTATCTGGAAATGAAAGACATTGCTATAAACATAAGTCGGAATTTGAAAGACTTAAATCAGAAGT ATGCCGCACTTCAGCCCTACCTGGAACAAATCAATCAGATTGAAGAGCAAGTGGCCGCTTTGGAACAGGCCGCCTACAAGCTGGACGCGTATTCCAAAAAACTTG